One window of the Trypanosoma brucei gambiense DAL972 chromosome 3, complete sequence genome contains the following:
- a CDS encoding glycosome import protein (gim1), putative, producing MAWITDAAVSQFPLATVLKQQGALPTSNMFTALPENRVLRIFQLNALTTQEEVVEILRGYLLDIFNIGALQSYRYVYQDEFSFLLDVILFFGSTWRCGQSVGDRMQNLVLRNEIKALESGQSDAVQLVHSLVPSRARLLLYGVLNLFVPYLFRKLQRRALEEGWEDGGAGVVKRKLAKLLKAVSVSWMIISLLHTLHFLATAQYRTPVERMLSLRLVYGSQDTRRFTNLIYLNQHIFWQIWSSFISVLNIGRYTSRVTRFLQAFTAKPGNPSLTDNACSACHNKPTLPQRSNCGHLYCYYCIKSRLLGPGSAKSFRCLRCGTVVSTTTPWAQ from the coding sequence ATGGCTTGGATAACTGATGCTGCCGTTTCGCAGTTCCCATTGGCCACGGTCCTGAAGCAGCAGGGAGCTCTTCCCACATCCAACATGTTTACCGCTCTCCCCGAAAACCGAGTGCTTCGCATCTTTCAGCTCAATGCACTGACGACACAGGAGGAGGTTGTAGAAATCCTTCGTGGTTATCTGTTAGACATATTCAACATAGGAGCTCTTCAATCATACCGTTATGTTTACCAGGACGAGTTTAGCTTTCTTCTCGACGTCATTCTCTTTTTCGGGTCGACTTGGAGGTGCGGTCAGTCCGTGGGAGATCGTATGCAGAACCTTGTTTTACGCAATGAGATCAAAGCACTGGAATCTGGGCAGAGCGACGCTGTACAGCTGGTCCATTCACTCGTGCCAAGCCGCGCTCGCCTTCTTCTGTATGGCGTACTTAATCTCTTCGTACCTTATTTATTCCGAAAACTGCAGCGGCGGGCCTTGGAGGAAGGTTGGGAGGACGGGGGCGCAGGCGTTGTTAAGCGTAAATTGGCCAAACTACTGAAGGCTGTATCCGTTTCGTGGATGATCATCTCCCTGCTACACACCCTGCACTTCCTTGCTACAGCGCAGTACCGCACGCCTGTGGAGAGAATGCTTTCACTTCGACTAGTATACGGTAGCCAGGATACTCGGAGGTTTACGAACCTTATCTACTTGAACCAACACATATTTTGGCAGATATGGAGTTCTTTCATAAGTGTGCTCAATATCGGCCGATACACCTCAAGAGTAACTCGGTTTCTGCAAGCTTTCACAGCGAAGCCGGGAAATCCCTCTTTGACCGATAATGCATGTTCTGCATGCCACAATAAGCCAACACTCCCACAACGATCAAACTGCGGGCACTTGTATTGCTATTACTGCATCAAGAGTCGCCTGTTAGGTCCTGGCTCCGCAAAGTCGTTTAGATGCTTGCGTTGCGGAACGGTTGTAAGCACAACCACCCCATGGGCACAGTGA
- a CDS encoding peroxisome assembly protein, putative, with product MQPATAPYLLRSLYKDDHIISTHLNRQITNIVTALFGAHTTNCYDAQLCYLAKGIYVAFALLRGQTLGQEFCDLLPVTGSNPPRLVGMRRKLLLATFLALEPAVVFQFAVRLFPRLPPHDVVSNVSKCTLMMLMLLETYGTLAHRFLRVRYLSLVPSGALQNGEGAPRTYLKLGFVLMLELLIRLWRAVAEWRGNRGAGEQNEEGGAAGRGEDDSDTADEHASVPGKCMLCLGNRKQPTATLCGHIFCWRCLSEWIKSNTQGAICPFCRRQITVNSLVPLYFYVAKEPPVADGDSGAS from the coding sequence ATGCAACCGGCCACTGCACCGTACCTTCTGCGCTCGTTGTACAAGGATGATCACATCATCAGCACGCATCTGAATCGGCAAATCACAAATATAGTCACTGCTCTCTTCGGCGCACACACCACCAATTGCTACGATGCGCAACTCTGTTACTTAGCAAAGGGGATTTATGTGGCGTTTGCGCTGCTGCGTGGGCAGACGTTGGGACAAGAATTCTGTGACCTCTTACCAGTGACGGGTAGTAACCCACCTCGGCTGGTCGGCATGCGGAGAAAGCTGCTTCTCGCAACATTTCTCGCTTTGGAACCAGCGGTAGTTTTTCAATTTGCAGTGCGTTTATTCCCCCGGCTCCCACCACACGATGTCGTATCGAATGTGAGCAAATGTACtttgatgatgttgatgctgCTTGAAACATACGGTACTCTTGCCCACCGTTTCCTCAGAGTGCGTTATCTCAGCCTTGTGCCTTCGGGTGCCCTTCAAAATGGTGAAGGTGCCCCCCGTACATATCTTAAACTAGGATTTGTGTTAATGCTCGAGCTGTTGATTCGGCTCTGGCGGGCTGTGGCAGAATGGCGGGGGAATCGTGGCGCGGGTGAACAAAATGAGGAGGGCGGAGCTGCAGGTCGCGGAGAGGATGATTCAGACACGGCGGATGAGCATGCGTCAGTGCCTGGTAAATGCATGCTTTGTCTTGGGAACCGTAAGCAGCCCACGGCAACTCTCTGCGGCCATATTTTCTGCTGGCGCTGCCTTTCAGAGTGGATTAAGTCGAACACACAGGGAGCCATTTGTCCTTTTTGCAGACGGCAAATAACAGTAAACTCGTTGGTCCCGCTCTATTTCTATGTGGCGAAGGAGCCCCCGGTTGCGGATGGCGACAGCGGTGCGTCGT